One region of Carya illinoinensis cultivar Pawnee chromosome 8, C.illinoinensisPawnee_v1, whole genome shotgun sequence genomic DNA includes:
- the LOC122319422 gene encoding transcription factor bHLH121-like isoform X2, with amino-acid sequence MDQWMTDDKLKSDLAPSSSSQPPNRSPNSHPDSRSVDVEIKDPVAARKVQKADREKLRRDRLNEQFLELGSALDPDRPKNDKATILTDTVQVLKDLTAEVNRLKTECAVLTEEARELTQEKNELREEKASLKTDIDNMNVQYQQRVRVMYPWAAIDPSVVMGPPYSYPVPVPVPPGAIPMHPSLQPYPFFGNQNPGAIHNPCSTFIPYPTPPNPPVEQPSAQHASTSQISSKQESKTKSSSAHQRANNVERCDDSNDVATDLELKMPGSSAQQDSSSGGTKGKQSQRKERSVAENSSSSRYSSSQGLQDSSSTSVGDVPKS; translated from the exons ATGGATCAATGGATGACAGACGATAAATTGAAGTCGGATTTAGCCCCTTCTTCGTCCTCTCAGCCTCCCAATCGCTCCCCCAACTCGCATCCCGATTCCAG AAGTGTTGATGTTGAGATAAAGGATCCAGTTGCGGCAAGAAAGGTTCAGAAGGCTGACCGTGAAAAGCTGAGGAGGGATCGACTGAATGAGCAGTTTCTCGAGCTGGGGAGCGCATTAG ATCCAGATAGGCCCAAGAATGACAAGGCAACCATCCTTACAGACACAGTCCAAGTGCTGAAGGATTTAACTGCCGAAGTCAACAGACTAAAAACTGAGTGTGCAGTGCTTACTGAAGAAGCACGTGAG CTAACACAGGAGAAGAATGAGCTTAGAGAAGAGAAGGCTTCGTTAAAAACTGACATTGATAATATGAACGTTCAGTATCAACAAAGAGTCAGGGTTATGTACCCATGGGCTGCCATTGATCCTTCTGTTGTAATGGGTCCGCCTTACTCATACCCAGTTCCTGTACCTGTCCCTCCAGGCGCAATCCCCATGCACCCATCTCTGCAGCCATATCCCTTCTTTGGAAATCAGAATCCTGGTGCCATTCATAATCCCTGTTCGACTTTCATCCCTTATCCAACTCCTCCCAACCCTCCAGTGGAGCAGCCATCGGCACAACATGCATCCACGTCCCAGATTTCAAGTAAACAAGAATCCAAAACTAAGTCATCATCAGCTCATCAAAGGGCCAACAACGTTGAAAGATGTGACGATTCCAATGATGTGGCAACAGACCTCGAATTGAAGATGCCTGGGTCATCAGCACAACAG GATTCGTCATCTGGAGGAACAAAGGGCAAGCAGTCACAGAGGAAGGAAAGGAGTGTTGCCGAAAATAGCTCTTCGAGCAGGTATTCTTCATCTCAAGGTCTTCAAGATAGCTCCTCCACCAGCGTGGGCGACGTGCCAAAGTCTTAA
- the LOC122319422 gene encoding transcription factor bHLH121-like isoform X1, whose amino-acid sequence MDQWMTDDKLKSDLAPSSSSQPPNRSPNSHPDSRRSVDVEIKDPVAARKVQKADREKLRRDRLNEQFLELGSALDPDRPKNDKATILTDTVQVLKDLTAEVNRLKTECAVLTEEARELTQEKNELREEKASLKTDIDNMNVQYQQRVRVMYPWAAIDPSVVMGPPYSYPVPVPVPPGAIPMHPSLQPYPFFGNQNPGAIHNPCSTFIPYPTPPNPPVEQPSAQHASTSQISSKQESKTKSSSAHQRANNVERCDDSNDVATDLELKMPGSSAQQDSSSGGTKGKQSQRKERSVAENSSSSRYSSSQGLQDSSSTSVGDVPKS is encoded by the exons ATGGATCAATGGATGACAGACGATAAATTGAAGTCGGATTTAGCCCCTTCTTCGTCCTCTCAGCCTCCCAATCGCTCCCCCAACTCGCATCCCGATTCCAG AAGAAGTGTTGATGTTGAGATAAAGGATCCAGTTGCGGCAAGAAAGGTTCAGAAGGCTGACCGTGAAAAGCTGAGGAGGGATCGACTGAATGAGCAGTTTCTCGAGCTGGGGAGCGCATTAG ATCCAGATAGGCCCAAGAATGACAAGGCAACCATCCTTACAGACACAGTCCAAGTGCTGAAGGATTTAACTGCCGAAGTCAACAGACTAAAAACTGAGTGTGCAGTGCTTACTGAAGAAGCACGTGAG CTAACACAGGAGAAGAATGAGCTTAGAGAAGAGAAGGCTTCGTTAAAAACTGACATTGATAATATGAACGTTCAGTATCAACAAAGAGTCAGGGTTATGTACCCATGGGCTGCCATTGATCCTTCTGTTGTAATGGGTCCGCCTTACTCATACCCAGTTCCTGTACCTGTCCCTCCAGGCGCAATCCCCATGCACCCATCTCTGCAGCCATATCCCTTCTTTGGAAATCAGAATCCTGGTGCCATTCATAATCCCTGTTCGACTTTCATCCCTTATCCAACTCCTCCCAACCCTCCAGTGGAGCAGCCATCGGCACAACATGCATCCACGTCCCAGATTTCAAGTAAACAAGAATCCAAAACTAAGTCATCATCAGCTCATCAAAGGGCCAACAACGTTGAAAGATGTGACGATTCCAATGATGTGGCAACAGACCTCGAATTGAAGATGCCTGGGTCATCAGCACAACAG GATTCGTCATCTGGAGGAACAAAGGGCAAGCAGTCACAGAGGAAGGAAAGGAGTGTTGCCGAAAATAGCTCTTCGAGCAGGTATTCTTCATCTCAAGGTCTTCAAGATAGCTCCTCCACCAGCGTGGGCGACGTGCCAAAGTCTTAA
- the LOC122319106 gene encoding calcium-dependent protein kinase 16 isoform X2, translating to MMVLPIAVEDVKREVKILQALTGHENVVQFYNAFEDDSYVYIVMELCEGGELLDRILAKKDSRYTEKDAAVVVRQMLKVAAECHLHGLVHRDMKPENFLFKSTGEDSPLKATDFGLSDFIQPGKNFQDIVGSAYYVAPEVLKRKSGPESDVWSIGVITYILLCGKRPFWDKTEDGIFKEVLRKKPDFRRKPWLSISNSAKDFVKKLLVKDPRARLTAAQALSHPWVREGGDASEIPVDISVLSNMRQFVKYNRLKQFALRALASTLDEEELSDLKDQFAAIDVDKNGSISLEEMRQALAKDLPWKLKDSRVLEILQAIDSNTDGLVDFTEFVAATLHVDQMEEHDSEKWQERSQAAFEKFDIDKDGFITPEELRLHTGLRGSIDPLLEETDIDKDGKISLVEFRRLLKTASIRSRSVASPTASRSSQRNRSKLSFEHREK from the exons ATG ATGGTTCTTCCTATTGCTGTTGAGGATGTGAAGCGAGAGGTCAAGATATTGCAAGCACTTACTGGCCATGAGAATGTGGTTCAGTTTTATAATGCGTTTGAGGATGATTCCTATGTGTATATAGTAATGGA GTTATGTGAGGGTGGCGAATTGTTAGATCGGATATTGGCCAA GAAGGACAGTCGTTATACTGAGAAAGACGCGGCGGTAGTTGTGCGGCAGATGCTCAAAGTTGCAGCTGAATGTCATCTACATGGGCTGGTACACCGAGACATGAAACCAGAG AATTTTCTATTTAAGTCAACTGGAGAGGATTCACCTCTGAAGGCTACGGATTTTGGTTTGTCAGATTTCATTCAACCCG GAAAGAACTTCCAAGATATTGTTGGTAGTGCTTACTATGTTGCTCCTGAAGTACTAAAACGAAAGTCTGGACCTGAATCAGACGTCTGGAGTATTGGTGTTATTACCTACATTTTGCTCTGTGGGAAGCGCCCCTTTTGGGATAAGACTGAAGATGGTATATTTAAGGAG GTGTTACGAAAGAAACCTGATTTTCGCCGCAAACCATGGCTGAGCATAAGCAATAGTGCTAAAGATTTTGTAAAAAAGCTACTGGTGAAGGATCCTAGGGCAAGATTAACTGCTGCTCAGGCTCTAT CACACCCGTGGGTTAGAGAGGGAGGAGATGCATCGGAGATCCCTGTGGATATATCTGTTCTAAGTAACATGCgacaatttgtaaaatacaaTCGTTTGAAACAGTTCGCATTAAGG GCACTGGCTAGTACACTTGACGAAGAGGAGCTTTCTGATCTTAAAGATCAATTTGCTGCAATTGATGTGGATAAAAATGGTTCTATTAGTCTAGAAGAAATGAGACAG GCCCTTGCTAAAGATCTCCCTTGGAAGCTGAAAGACTCACGTGTCTTAGAGATTTTGCAAGCG ATTGACAGCAACACGGATGGCCTTGTTGATTTCACTGAGTTTGTAGCAGCTACACTACATGTGGATCAAATGGAAGAGCATGACTCTGAGAAGTGGCAGGAGCGGTCTCAAGCTGCTTTCGAGAAATTCGACATAGATAAAGATGGCTTTATTACTCCGGAGGAACTGAGACTG CACACGGGTTTAAGAGGTTCCATTGACCCACTTCTTGAGGAGACTGATATTGACAAAGATGGGAAAATAAGTTTGGTAGAATTCCGTAGACTTCTAAAAACTGCAAGCATTAGATCGCGAAGTGTGGCTAGCCCTACTGCTAGTCGGAGTTCCCAAAGAAATAGATCCAAACTGAGTTTTGAACATCGAGAGAAATGA
- the LOC122319106 gene encoding calcium-dependent protein kinase 28 isoform X1, which yields MGSCLSASKVIGSSSNTTVNHNRNEGTAPQTRTITTKKQEDSIHQRQSKANGKNLHQLKPKNKPVSRRQSGAIPCGKRTDFGYAKDFNERYTIGKLLGHGQFGYTYVATDKENGDRVAVKRIEKNKMVLPIAVEDVKREVKILQALTGHENVVQFYNAFEDDSYVYIVMELCEGGELLDRILAKKDSRYTEKDAAVVVRQMLKVAAECHLHGLVHRDMKPENFLFKSTGEDSPLKATDFGLSDFIQPGKNFQDIVGSAYYVAPEVLKRKSGPESDVWSIGVITYILLCGKRPFWDKTEDGIFKEVLRKKPDFRRKPWLSISNSAKDFVKKLLVKDPRARLTAAQALSHPWVREGGDASEIPVDISVLSNMRQFVKYNRLKQFALRALASTLDEEELSDLKDQFAAIDVDKNGSISLEEMRQALAKDLPWKLKDSRVLEILQAIDSNTDGLVDFTEFVAATLHVDQMEEHDSEKWQERSQAAFEKFDIDKDGFITPEELRLHTGLRGSIDPLLEETDIDKDGKISLVEFRRLLKTASIRSRSVASPTASRSSQRNRSKLSFEHREK from the exons ATGGGTTCTTGCCTTTCTGCCAGCAAAGTCATTGGCTCTAGTAGCAACACCACCGTCAATCACAACCGCAATGAGGGCACCGCGCCCCAGACGAGGACTATCACAACGAAGAAGCAGGAGGATTCGATCCATCAGCGTCAGAGCAAAGCGAACGGGAAGAATTTGCATCAGCTGAAGCCCAAAAACAAGCCAGTCTCGAGGCGGCAAAGCGGGGCGATCCCCTGTGGGAAGCGCACGGATTTCGGGTATGCCAAGGATTTCAACGAACGCTACACGATTGGAAAGTTGTTGGGACACGGACAGTTCGGGTACACCTACGTTGCCACAGACAAGGAGAATGGGGATCGAGTCGCGGTGAAGAGAATTGAAAAGAACAAG ATGGTTCTTCCTATTGCTGTTGAGGATGTGAAGCGAGAGGTCAAGATATTGCAAGCACTTACTGGCCATGAGAATGTGGTTCAGTTTTATAATGCGTTTGAGGATGATTCCTATGTGTATATAGTAATGGA GTTATGTGAGGGTGGCGAATTGTTAGATCGGATATTGGCCAA GAAGGACAGTCGTTATACTGAGAAAGACGCGGCGGTAGTTGTGCGGCAGATGCTCAAAGTTGCAGCTGAATGTCATCTACATGGGCTGGTACACCGAGACATGAAACCAGAG AATTTTCTATTTAAGTCAACTGGAGAGGATTCACCTCTGAAGGCTACGGATTTTGGTTTGTCAGATTTCATTCAACCCG GAAAGAACTTCCAAGATATTGTTGGTAGTGCTTACTATGTTGCTCCTGAAGTACTAAAACGAAAGTCTGGACCTGAATCAGACGTCTGGAGTATTGGTGTTATTACCTACATTTTGCTCTGTGGGAAGCGCCCCTTTTGGGATAAGACTGAAGATGGTATATTTAAGGAG GTGTTACGAAAGAAACCTGATTTTCGCCGCAAACCATGGCTGAGCATAAGCAATAGTGCTAAAGATTTTGTAAAAAAGCTACTGGTGAAGGATCCTAGGGCAAGATTAACTGCTGCTCAGGCTCTAT CACACCCGTGGGTTAGAGAGGGAGGAGATGCATCGGAGATCCCTGTGGATATATCTGTTCTAAGTAACATGCgacaatttgtaaaatacaaTCGTTTGAAACAGTTCGCATTAAGG GCACTGGCTAGTACACTTGACGAAGAGGAGCTTTCTGATCTTAAAGATCAATTTGCTGCAATTGATGTGGATAAAAATGGTTCTATTAGTCTAGAAGAAATGAGACAG GCCCTTGCTAAAGATCTCCCTTGGAAGCTGAAAGACTCACGTGTCTTAGAGATTTTGCAAGCG ATTGACAGCAACACGGATGGCCTTGTTGATTTCACTGAGTTTGTAGCAGCTACACTACATGTGGATCAAATGGAAGAGCATGACTCTGAGAAGTGGCAGGAGCGGTCTCAAGCTGCTTTCGAGAAATTCGACATAGATAAAGATGGCTTTATTACTCCGGAGGAACTGAGACTG CACACGGGTTTAAGAGGTTCCATTGACCCACTTCTTGAGGAGACTGATATTGACAAAGATGGGAAAATAAGTTTGGTAGAATTCCGTAGACTTCTAAAAACTGCAAGCATTAGATCGCGAAGTGTGGCTAGCCCTACTGCTAGTCGGAGTTCCCAAAGAAATAGATCCAAACTGAGTTTTGAACATCGAGAGAAATGA
- the LOC122319106 gene encoding calcium-dependent protein kinase 16 isoform X3: MVLPIAVEDVKREVKILQALTGHENVVQFYNAFEDDSYVYIVMELCEGGELLDRILAKKDSRYTEKDAAVVVRQMLKVAAECHLHGLVHRDMKPENFLFKSTGEDSPLKATDFGLSDFIQPGKNFQDIVGSAYYVAPEVLKRKSGPESDVWSIGVITYILLCGKRPFWDKTEDGIFKEVLRKKPDFRRKPWLSISNSAKDFVKKLLVKDPRARLTAAQALSHPWVREGGDASEIPVDISVLSNMRQFVKYNRLKQFALRALASTLDEEELSDLKDQFAAIDVDKNGSISLEEMRQALAKDLPWKLKDSRVLEILQAIDSNTDGLVDFTEFVAATLHVDQMEEHDSEKWQERSQAAFEKFDIDKDGFITPEELRLHTGLRGSIDPLLEETDIDKDGKISLVEFRRLLKTASIRSRSVASPTASRSSQRNRSKLSFEHREK, from the exons ATGGTTCTTCCTATTGCTGTTGAGGATGTGAAGCGAGAGGTCAAGATATTGCAAGCACTTACTGGCCATGAGAATGTGGTTCAGTTTTATAATGCGTTTGAGGATGATTCCTATGTGTATATAGTAATGGA GTTATGTGAGGGTGGCGAATTGTTAGATCGGATATTGGCCAA GAAGGACAGTCGTTATACTGAGAAAGACGCGGCGGTAGTTGTGCGGCAGATGCTCAAAGTTGCAGCTGAATGTCATCTACATGGGCTGGTACACCGAGACATGAAACCAGAG AATTTTCTATTTAAGTCAACTGGAGAGGATTCACCTCTGAAGGCTACGGATTTTGGTTTGTCAGATTTCATTCAACCCG GAAAGAACTTCCAAGATATTGTTGGTAGTGCTTACTATGTTGCTCCTGAAGTACTAAAACGAAAGTCTGGACCTGAATCAGACGTCTGGAGTATTGGTGTTATTACCTACATTTTGCTCTGTGGGAAGCGCCCCTTTTGGGATAAGACTGAAGATGGTATATTTAAGGAG GTGTTACGAAAGAAACCTGATTTTCGCCGCAAACCATGGCTGAGCATAAGCAATAGTGCTAAAGATTTTGTAAAAAAGCTACTGGTGAAGGATCCTAGGGCAAGATTAACTGCTGCTCAGGCTCTAT CACACCCGTGGGTTAGAGAGGGAGGAGATGCATCGGAGATCCCTGTGGATATATCTGTTCTAAGTAACATGCgacaatttgtaaaatacaaTCGTTTGAAACAGTTCGCATTAAGG GCACTGGCTAGTACACTTGACGAAGAGGAGCTTTCTGATCTTAAAGATCAATTTGCTGCAATTGATGTGGATAAAAATGGTTCTATTAGTCTAGAAGAAATGAGACAG GCCCTTGCTAAAGATCTCCCTTGGAAGCTGAAAGACTCACGTGTCTTAGAGATTTTGCAAGCG ATTGACAGCAACACGGATGGCCTTGTTGATTTCACTGAGTTTGTAGCAGCTACACTACATGTGGATCAAATGGAAGAGCATGACTCTGAGAAGTGGCAGGAGCGGTCTCAAGCTGCTTTCGAGAAATTCGACATAGATAAAGATGGCTTTATTACTCCGGAGGAACTGAGACTG CACACGGGTTTAAGAGGTTCCATTGACCCACTTCTTGAGGAGACTGATATTGACAAAGATGGGAAAATAAGTTTGGTAGAATTCCGTAGACTTCTAAAAACTGCAAGCATTAGATCGCGAAGTGTGGCTAGCCCTACTGCTAGTCGGAGTTCCCAAAGAAATAGATCCAAACTGAGTTTTGAACATCGAGAGAAATGA